In Setaria italica strain Yugu1 chromosome IX, Setaria_italica_v2.0, whole genome shotgun sequence, the genomic stretch ctaatctagattggttaatgaacttagaacttgagctaaaatattgaaagtaagaacCAACTTTAGACggttttggcaaaaacaaacccacagccaaaaagccctgcatgtctaggagtcggtggagtagttaccacctgacgggtaagccttgttgagtattagtatactcagccttgcttgtggctatctttttcagGTTTGCTGTTGTTTTGGGTGTTAGTcttacttggcctacccagctccctccaggttggacggccaagtgggatccctcctcggatggcgaggataggggtcattgatatcatggtcggcttcgagTTAATGTGGCAAAGAAGTGACCCTCTCAAGGAAGTGGTCCCAACCGTCAGACCTTAACTTTTGCATTTTGTTCTTTGCCACATTAACAAGGGAGATTGCATTAAGAATATCTTGATCCCTTCTCTGCAAACACTCGGATAactcatttgtgtatccaaAAATAACAAACATTAAGTGCACAAAGAAAACGAACTCAAAAGTTTCAAATGCTCCAAGCACAAAATGTACCTTTGTCCAATCATCCTTATGTGAAATATCATCACCAAGATCAATGAGCACATCATGGATTGAGGAGTACATTGTAATGATGATGCATATAGTTTTGTAATGAGAGCCCCATCGAGTTTCACCAGGTCTAGGCAAACTCATCTCTTGATTTAATCCACTCCCTGATTCAAGCTCACCACACTCAAGTGTTTTCTTGATATTCTCAAGCCTAGCAGTTCGAAGCATACCAATGCGCTTGCAAGAAACTCCAATAATATTCAATAAGATAGATACTTGATCAAAAAAGCTCTTACAATTAGTATTTCTCTTGGCAACAGCAACAAGGACTAGTTGGAGGTGATGTGCAAAGTAATGAATATAATACGCAGAAGGTGATTCTTGCATGATCAATCTTTTTAGCCCTTTAATATCTCCTTTCATATTGCTAGCCCCATCATAACCTTGACCTCTAATCTGAGTCATAGTCAATCCATGACTAACAAGTAAACCCTCAATAGCTTCCTTAAGTGACAAAGAGGTAGTATCATCTATATGAACAACTTTGATAAAGTGTTCACAAGGCCTTCCAAGTTTATCAACATAACGCAAACAAAGAGCTAAttgttctttatgtgatatgtcactggactcatcagctaaaattgcatagggctcatcatcaagttcttcaattattttctttctagtttctatgGCACAACAATGAATAATTTGTTTTTGTATCTCTGGGCTAGTTAACGTGCAATTACCTAGAGCATTATTCAAGACATACTTGTTCACTTCATCACTATTTTCTACAAGAAACTTCAAAAGTTCAATGAAATTTCCTCTGTTGCTAGACtcttcattttcatcatgtCCATGAAATGCCAATCCTTGATGCAAAAGAAACTTGATACATCTAAGTGAATATATCAACCTTTTCTTATAAAGACGAAGATCCTCATCAGTCCACTTCTCAATGTGATAATCAATTGCTACCTAGAGATTTATAAAATCAATGTATCTCTCCTGTGTTGCATTGTGTGCCATAGAACCACTATGTTTGAGAAGTGCTTTGTTTCCTATATTCCAATTATTCCATCCTCCAACAATAAATGTATTTGACCCAGCACCCTTCTTGATCAAGTAGCATATAAAGCAAAATGTCAAATCCTTCTTGATACTATATTCAAGCCACTCATGATTATACATCCATACATAATTGAATTGGCGATCCCTACctccaatttttcttgatgGAAAATCATGATTAATAGGTTTAAATCGGCCTTTAATAATATATGTTCTTCGAACTGCATCTTGATCATTAACATGATAACTTTCAATGGGATGCTTTTCACCTGGATCATGTGGAAGACGATTGATGTCATAAACTGGCAGATGTGATGCGGGTGGTTacagcggcggaggcgagggcaCAGGATCCGCGATTTCTTCAACTACCACTCTATCTTGCTCCTGATTCTATTATTCCACAAAAGTTTCAACTGGAGATGGGGCAGTGTTTGAAGCAGCAACAACTGCTGCCTTCTTTGTTGCGTGTTtctgaaaaagagatgcaatatcTCCACCTCTCTTCATAATCCAACCGTTCTGAAAAAACAAAGCTATGTAATGTAAGTACAACAACTAACTAGACATTATAGCAAAACAAACATATAACGATAGAATCATGTTTTAAACTTTTGGGTAGAAAACTTACAAATCACAGCCTCACACGATATTAATTTAAGAATGTTGATGGATTGATGGTCCGTTCAATAAACTCACGAGCTGAAATAAAAAAGtactcatacataaataaataaataaaaataattaagaaTATAAGTcttttcaaataagaaaaaaatagaagatagatTCATCTTAAACCTCCTTGTGGACGATCAGAAGTTTTCGCGCAGCGCCACAAATTCCCATGCACAGTCGCGCACTCGCACAGACGCGCTGGCCGGCCCGGGTGGCCTGGTGCAGCGGTCGACGCCCGGTGCTGTTGCCACGGAGGACAGGAGGGGTCGTGGTGGTAGGCGGTTTGACGATGTCTGGCGGGGGGACTGCGGAGGAGTCGTGGACTCGTGGCAGCGGCGCTGTGCCGAGCGGAAGCGGAGGGATCGCGAGTCGTCGAGTCTCAGACTGACATCATGACGCGTCGAATCGTCAGCTAGGCGGCTAGGCCTAGGCGCCGTGGCAAAGGAAATCAGGAAAGGAATCATCACGAGAGGAAACAAATCGTCACAGTTGTGGGGAACGTGGGCTACTGCCGTCCTGCGTCCTACCTCCTGATGGACTGGCACTTGCCGCCTGGGTGCCTGCCTCCCGACGGACTGGGCACTTGCCTCTGCCTCCTGACGGATGTACAAGGTGCTGGCCTGCTAGGGCCCAGGGTATGCCAGGGCCCACCTGGCATACCCTGTAGCTCCGCCCATGCTAGGCAGGTGAAAGCCTCCTGGTGGCACAGGAGGGGTTGCCCCCGCCACTCAGGGGAGCGACTCGGTTTCTTCGCGTGCAGTTCTGTTACCAGTTCAACCTCCTCCCTAGCTTTGAACAACTGCAAGGTCAGGAATAGCCAGTAATCACTATGTGAAATCGGCTGTTGTGGTATGAATCTTTCGCTATATTCAGATCTTTGTAATcttacaaatatttattgaaGCTGTGGTATGGTTTTGCGCTAGCTTCTCCTATTTTTTCTAagaaaaaaagttcaaattactcccctcaagcATACCAAAGTTTGGAAGATCCTGGTTCAGTTTACCCCTTAAACTAAGCcatttaatttaatttacaCCACAATACAATTTTGTTTATTTCTCCATGCGCAAGTAGAGTCTTAGTTAAAATTTTGAAAGATTAATAGCAGACATGATaagacatgttagaaaaatacatcatGAATTCtttatcattattttaattggtaggatatttaataaCAAATTTATCCTTAGGATACAAAGttatatgaaaaataatgatgaaaaatttataatatattttttaacatagATTCTGATGTCCAATGCCCTTGCAAAATcttaaattaaaattcaatctgtctatggagaaacaaaaagataaattgtattgtgggtaaattgaaccaaatagcATCATTTATCATTTTACTTGAGAGGAATAATTTagacttttttttcctttccttacaATTGCTTGGTAGAGTCTACACATGATGCAACGTCGCGGGCACCGGCACTTGTGCTCAGGGTACTTAAAAAAAACCCTAAGTAGTCCTGACTATACTCATGTTGCTATACTCAGTcctgttaattgggttgtaacccatGTTGTAACCACACCAATCTATTctcataagaaaataaatataacccaCCCTAAACCAAACCTCCActatcacacaccacaccaccccaaacttaccattgcataagttatacaaattacttgccaaatatggttacaacccaataagaacccattaggtacccaataaaaacccattagttaacttttttttgagtttgtatGTGACTCTCAacgtggggcccacatgtaagtctagccatactactttgcacaaagtagcggattgtcaagctaattcatctgcaacaagtttcggccaattcatccaaaattttaaggtgtgaacacgaggttttagttttagggtccgactcttgacgcgggccCCACATGTAAGTCCAGCCGTACTACTTTGCATACAGTAGCGGACTGTTAAACTAATTCATCTGTAACAAGTTTCGATCaatttatccaaaattttaaggtgtgaacgcgagattttatttttagggtccgactcttgatagATGAGGCTCCAGGCTTTTGGGTTCTTAATGGGTCTCAACCCACGGGTTGAGAGTCTTTTAGATCCAAAAATAATACCACACACCCCAAACACCTTCCAAACTATTTGTTTgtaaaacccaaaccaaaccaaaccatctacCAGGCCAACTCATTATAAACCAATTCAAATGAACTTATTATATAAACCAAACCATTAAAACTAATAAacccaacccaattaacagggctaCTCACCATGCCGAATGATGAAGTAAAGTTTTTCCCCGAGTCAAATCTTTGCTCCTTCGTGCAAAGATTTTActggggcgggggcggggcatttgttttattataaaaaatctAATTAGTGCTTAGTGCATATAAAATAaacaattaaattatttgaggCATTATTGAGGTGGTTCAGTACTTAGTGCACACtagatactccctctgtcctaaaATATAGTTACGTTTAGCTTTCTTAGAAGGCCAACAATACCTCTAAAAATACTTTATTTTAAATAGAAAATGTTatggtttcatgataaatctactaatattatttttgtgtgatTAGTCTTTATGATTATTTCTCTATTCGCAGCCAAAGTTGAAAATATTTGACTTTGAAAAActctaaacgtagctatattctgggatggagggagtaaaataTATACGGCTTGAGTTTCTATACTAATTAAATTGTTGCCAGTCATGTATTTTTTCCCCAGCAAGCATCCGCGGCAGTTGATTGTCCTGCAACACGTGATTTTTCCAAACTTACGTACAAGCTCCTTATATGTGGTCAAACTAGGATGGCAGTAGTTTTTACATTTATTTGCATTTGTCGTGTGTGCCTCCAATCAGTAGCTTCATTGCGCTGCTAGTGATCAGTTCACCTAGTGACTAAAAGCAGAATGGACAGCTTCCTCAACGACAGACAAAGCGGTCTCAAGCGCAAGGACTACCCAACACGAGCATTTTACCAACAAAGCACAAGGACAAATCAGTCGCCATGCACAGCAACTTCCCTAGACAATCGCAGTCCTCAGTATGTGCTTCTGCTTTAGCATACTGTCATATTCAGGGTCCACGTGGGAGGTGGGATCCAGGTGATCTCAAGGGGATTCGTATTGACAAGGCTGGTGTGAAGTGTGAACACAAATATTTCTACAGCCATCAATAGAAGTAGAAGCTAGATGATATATAACATTTATATATTTCTTTAACTGAAACACTAGAGTATTTGTTGAAACTGTACGGTTTTTTCTATGTGGTCCTATTATTGGATTTATTCTGAAAATACTAGTATCATTGGTTAGTTGTGTCAGTTGGTCACATCAGTCTTATCCTACTTGCAGGCCACCAGCAAGGATGAGAGCCACAAAAGCTAGAGCATGACCCCACTAGATCCATAACACTATCCACATAAGATTTCcctccaccagcagcacctcaatTCTGAGGATGGATGATGATTCATGATGCCCTTTGGGCAACAAAGGGGATTGCAACTGTTTATGTTGTCATCAGGAATTCATTACCTTGTCACATCAGGCACCAACAGACATTTTTGTGGCCCTTAAAGTTTTCAGCATTCTTAGGTGGTTTCTAaatgacaaaggaaaatcaaatAAAGGATCACTTGAAGGTTCGTATCAGGATCAGGTGAGTCCCATGACTGCAGCCTATCATAGAAAGCACAAGGTTGCCTTTATTTCTCGGTGGTTCTTGCTGCTGAGGTTCATGAGTAACATTATACCATATGGGATGTTCAAGTGGTATTGCATAGAGTCATGGTGGTGACGTGAGAGCAAATGCCAACCGGACAGATTCTTATGCATCTAAAAGTTCTTTCAGAACCGACTATGCAAACAGAGAAAAAGTCATGAACGCCACAAATTTGCAAGCAATAGAGCATGGAACTGAAATTGTGTCTTCATTACTAACCAAAAGTACAAATAATAGATGCCCTGGACCAACTAATTTTACCTTTGCAAATAATTAAACTTGGTTCATAATCTTTGGAAACAAATGGCAGAACACCAATTTGCATGTATCATAGTGTCCTATTAGAACAACTATCATGTCACATTATTTTCTATAACTTATAGTCAGACTACACACTTGTATAAAACTTACCAGTGTAGCTCTTTTTTTCCTGTCCTCAACCTGCATGCTTTTTCCATCCCACTTCTAAAGTATAAAATAACACTTGCTCTCTTTATCCTGTGACTCCTAATTAAGACCAGTGAGAGTTCttatctttcctttttctctatCTACAAAAAACTGTTGATTATTTTTGGCTCTCCTGTGCAAAAACACACTTATCCCTTTAGACCTTGAGAAGATATCAAACGAACAACTAATTGATGGTCCAGGATGCTTTATCTCCCTTTTCCTTGCAATTATATGATTGTGGATATGCTGTTTCCAGCAGGCGCAGCTGATGCGAATGGACTCTCTGGGAGGAGTTCGATCTGATTGCTGCAATTAGGAATGTATCCATTGAAAAAATTACAGACAACGAGTAAGACCAATGCCAGGGTGCAATGTAAGAAATGGCATTGACTGTACTTCGTAATGTGGTACCTCTCTTTGTCATCGTAGTTATTGCTTGCCTGCGTTTGTGGAGCTTGGCTCGGGGAGACGATCTCCAATGAGTCCGGCACAATCAGGTCGGCATCTTTGGAATCTGATTAGCATGAATGAATTGTAGAAAAAATTAACTTTAGGGTTAATATAGATGGAGATTTCGAGGTGAGAAATGATGGCATTGCCGACCTGCTGGGAGGCAATTGAGGGGATTTACATCCTCAATGCTGCAATCGAAGTAGGCAAACTGATGTGGCAATGGTTTAAGCCTAACCCCTCCGAAGCGCTTCCTCTCGAGCTCGATCAGCCTCTCGCGCTTCTCTGCCAATTGCTTTCTCACCATCCTGCTTGAAGCCTCATATTCATCTGGAGCGAGCAAAGTTCATTTGAGAGCATGTGTATTATTGATTAATTGATTGTGAATTGTAAAATGTACAGGTTACTTGGTCATTACCGGGATAAAAGTCCGGATCAATCTCGAAGAAGCGAGTAGGGCAGTAGTGCATCGGCTTCATCTTGTCCACATGCATCCTGGGATAATTGGAACTCTTAGGTTGTCACAACTCTTAACACACATTAGCACACTATCGAAAAgtaaagcaaaaaaaaacaattatgGCCAATCAATTTCTTCTCCAGTATCAGGCATTACCGTTCTATGCACTTGGATTTCTCTCTGTAGGGTTTAACGAGGACCCTTGATCCACAGATGAAATGCGGGTTACGCCTCATGAGGATGGTGCTCACTGTCTCTGGATTCTCGAAACTCACGAAGCCAAACATGCGCCTCTCCTGACATGGGATCCTCACATCACGCACTGGACCATACTGCCTGCAAAATGCAGGTCCACACACTGTCATGTCTTCGAATAACGCATGATAACTTCATAACTGAACCGAGAATGCATCTTCAACTTCAAAATTGAAACCGACAATAGTAGCTGGATTTATGGATAGCTTATATGTACCCGAAGTAAGTGGCGACGTCTTCCTCGACGAACTTACTCTCGGCAGGGAAGGTCAGGTAAATCTGGTGCGAGCTGGCTGGGACGGAACCCATgtcacctcctcctctctcGCCCCTGAATTCCGTGTACCTGGCGGCGTCCTCAGCGAGAACCACCGAGTGCTGTCCATGCGGCCTGCTTGCATTATCCAATGATTAAGGAGTCTAATAAACTGAATGTTGagattattcttttttttaatagattGCGGTTGTATATGATCTTATTACCTTTCGATGATTCTGATCTTGTTCAGGCGAGAGAGCAGCTTGGTGAGGCTATAGCCGGCCTTACCATGGCGCTGGCTCTCGGTGAGGTAGCCATCGGCCTGAAGGCCCTTCCCGTACCTCTCGCCGTAGAGCGTGGGCAGCGAGGCGATGGACAGTGGCTGGCCGTGCCGCGAGTAGAGCAGCTCGGTGATCTCCATTTCCAGTTTCTCGAGCGCGCCAGGCGTGCCTCCGCTGCTGTTGTGGTGGCTGTCGTCGGAGGACCCGTCGGAGTAGGCCTGGTGGTGCGGGAAGTTGCAGTTCTGGCCGTTCTTGCACACGCCCTTGATGAAGTAGTAGCAGGGGCGCCGAGTCGACAGGCCGTTCGCCCGCCGAGCCGCAGCCCTCGGCGGCGgacccccgccggcggcgccgccattgTGGAAtgcgtcctcggcggcggcgtagtaGTACCCTCCGGCGGCGTCGTAGTGGTGGTGGTCGTCGAGGCCGTTGTGGTTCTGCTGCTGCAGCGCGTAgtgggcctcggcggcggcgtccacgaGCCCGAAGTCCGGCTGCGCCTTGGGCACCGGCGCGGGTTCCGGCCAGTACTGGAAGCCGtaggcggcgggcgcgggggagaagTGGTGGcgcaccccggcggcggccgggtggtacccggcggcggcggcgcttgcccTGTGCGCGGCGCCGatctggtggtggtgctgcgcgGAGCAGCGCGCGTAGATGGCGGCGAGCGTGGCCTTGGCGTCGTTGATCTTGGCGTGCACGGTGGCGTCGTTGCCGTAGGCGAGCTGCACCATCTCATCCTCGTCGGGCTCCCTGAGGAGGATGCAGCCGAGGATCTTGCCGACGTTCTGCGGCTCCATCTGCTGCACCCTCGAGAAGGCCAGCTTGGCGAGCTCCGGGAAgtccatcgccgtcgccgcgcgcgcaGCAAATCCTAGAAGCTTTGCATGGATCGGAGCGCGAGCGCCAGGAATCAATCTGCCCCACTCCCTTCTCCTCGAAGGAAACAGGAGGGAAACGAGGGAGCCCTGCTCCTTATAAACAGGGCGAGCGAAGAGCAGCGGCCGAGGAGGCCGGAGACGAGCGGTTCGCAAGCAATGGAGGCTGCCGATCGAGTAACAAACGAACAGACTAGCGACGGCTGCAGCGAGGCGGAGCGCGTCTTTTGGATCTTTGACTGGGCCACTTCAACTCCTGCACCACGCACGGAGCGAGAGATTACCGGAGGCGGTTGCTCCTCCATTTCCTTTTCTAATCTAGCAATTAACATATAAGCTTACTGGGTAATTAATAAAGTAATCCGGCCATCCATGCATCCCGGGGAAATGAAAGGAAATCAAAATATCCCGGATTATTTGCACGCCGTGATGGGCAACGAACGCCGAACTGTTTGCCCAGCCAGGAGGCAGCCGCACGTGAtctttgagatttttttttcctttttataaaCATGCCGCATGATTTCGTTTATTTTTCGGGAGGAGCATGAATCGCTCATGCTTTGAATTCATATTCTAGTTCGATGGTGAATTCTcttgttggggggggggggggggtgattAAAGAAAATAGTCTATTTTAGCATTGTTCATTTGAGCCTCGAGCAATCAACACATACTTTTTTCTGAACTATTTAAATTGGTACCCTCTAACGAAATTTGTCATTTTTCCTCTATTCACAAGCTGATTTTCATATGTCCAAATTATGTGGAACGACAAATTACAGCATAAGCTATGTTAGGAAAAAATAGTTTGAAATTTATCATAATTATTCTTAATATATTTTTACGTTTGGTACCCTCTAACGAAATTTGTCATTTTTCCTCTATTCACAAGCTGATTTTCATATGTCCAAATTATGTGGAATGACAAATTACAGCATAAGCTATGTTAGAAAAAATAGTTTTGAATTTATCATAATTAttcttaatatattttttacgtTAAGGATTGTTGTGATGCTTCTAACAtgtaaaataattattcattCAACATTCATAAAACCGCAAAATGATGTCAATTcacatcttgcaaaatttgaaactAAAAAGTCAATTGTGAGGGTGAAAAAAGGAAATTTTTATTATAGGTTAGATCGAACCAATTTGAATAATTTTGGTAGTGAAGCAAGCCCAAAATTAGTTAGGTGTCAAATCGACAAGTGAATTGTTTGAAAAGCAAGAAAATTGATACAGCataaaaaaaactcattttggaggcagaaaaaaaaattctttgttTGCACATGGCACTTgttaggaaaaagtccattttactcccttcACTAATCCACTTTATCTGCTTAACCCCTAAACAAAATTTAGGCTTACTTTACTCCCCCGAACTATTTCAATTAGTCCAATCTGCCCCCTAAtaagatttctcttttttttatttttcatatacAAGTTGAGTTTTCGTTTCAAATTTTATTAATTGACTTACAACATGATGCCCTAAGTTAGAAAACTACATTAGAAATTTTTTCAGGATTATTTTTcatacagttttgtatatctaagatcaatttcatattaaatttcctaacctatgaaaataaccatgaaaaattatTCGTATAATTTTTTAACGTAAGGCATCATATTAAgtatctgctcacaaaattGAAACTTCAAATTTAACTAATACATGAagaattaaaaaagaaaaaactaatcAAGGGTAGATTGTGCCAACTGAAATAGTCCAGGGGAGTAAATCGAGCCCAAATTTTGGTTCAGGGTCAAGTGGACAAAATGAACacttgaggggagtaaaatgaactttttcctttttatataaaacttataAATTATCATAATTAGTATAAATAACAATCATATTTTGACTCAATTAAGCTCAAATGTTTTTGTAAGAACTATGTAATTATTTATTTGTATAAATTATAATTTACAAACTTAGATTTTATTTAATAAAATCAACAGTGGATATAATTTTTGAAATCCCGATTCAGTTTCGCTAACTCCATACATATACTTAATATTTTGGACTCGAAATTGGATGGCTATAAGTTAGGTGTACACATGcaaaaaaaggcaaaaaaaaaagataaattggaTGACTATGATTTGGTTATAGTTTGTCTTATAGTCCCTCACGTAGCCGATTGAAGTAGTGTACCCGTATAGGAAATATGCTATATCTGTGGATGGTATCTCCTACCATCTATCGATTTTAGCATCATATCATCCAACTGTTATTATGAAATTTCAAAAATATCACATGGTGTCATCTAAGCCtatcataaaaaattataatgAAAATATAACACAATAGCTCGTTTGGAGAAAGATTCAAAAGATACATATCGATCGCTATGAATCCCATAATCCACAAGGAATGGTTAGCAAGTCAATGTGATCATAGGACAAATGCCTTCTATGGCCACTTTATATGTGGCCTGCCTCCTTTATGTCTAAGGCTCACAAACAAAGATGCAATTAAAAAAAGGATTTATAAATGTTCGAACTgagtttttttttgtatttttagaCATATAATGGACAACTTGGATTTATTTTCGATTCTCACTTGTGAGTTGTCAGTTACAATAACAGTGTTATTCTGCATTCATGGGCTGCTCCCTATTGCGTTTCATGGCCCATATAGCATGTCTAATTCTTTGTTTTAAAGATCCGTTAAGAGAAAGGGTGCATGGAgccattttttttcaattcaaTACGCAACTCAAAATAAAATCAAATATGGAGATATTTGAGGAATCTTAAATTCTTATGCAAATTCATAGTCCTTAACAATGTCAAATGCAAAGATATAGAATACTAAACTTGATCTTATCAGTAGTTTTGATTTGCATAAATGGATAACTCTATTTATTATATTTCAAGAGATAGAGATATTATCTTTACAATACAAGCAATGTACAGTTGAAATAGAGTTTTCATGAACATAAGACATACATTATGGAAAATATCAATAATATTGAAGTTTTAGATATTTTAAATATGAAATTTAACCTTAATATGTGCTCTATATTAGGTCCAAATGACTCAAGAACCACATAGCTAAAGTAATATAGACTAATAGGCTTTTGCTGGTTTGAGAAGCTGCTATTATCTGAGAAGGTGCGAGTCTGCATTTGGCAACCTAGCTTTTGGATACCAGGCTGGTTGGCTGAATTGAACCCGAAGGTTAGAATGTCTAAAATGCCCTTTAAGATAACAGACTATTAATCGTGAAATGTAACACAAAgcatttagaattatatatttttattcttTGATACTTAAACAATTAAATCCAAATAACGGATAGGCTATATGTCGCCTGCGCGTGTGGATGAGCGCGAATTTGGCCCATTATGGCCTTTTCGGCCTAATGCCGGCCCATGATTGTTTAATGATTTGTTCGATTCTTAATTATTTGTTCGCATCTTGTACTATATTATTCATGGAATGTGTTATTTATTCACTATGTTATAGTTTCTATTATTGTTTGTCCAGTACAATTAATTGTTCGTGATTGCAATTTTTCTCGTTCACGCTATGTTAGTGTATTGTTCTCcatatttaattatttgttcCTGGAAAATAACGTCCAAACATAGCTGTGTGTGtggtgttgtgttgtgtgtgtgtcacattaAGTTAGTGCGCGTGTGTGTCACATTAACAGGTtagtgtgcgcgcgcgcgtgtgcttatgtgtgtgcgcgcgcgcatgTGTCACATTAACCCTTTCCCATCATTCAACCTTAGCTtatacaaatttgtagtaaaaaaaaataaaaaaaaaatatgcacaaatttatatataaaaaagacaaacaaaaaattaggagAAAAAGTTACGTAAAAAGTGGGGCAAAATTTGAAACAAAAATTGGAAGCAAGTTTAGGAAcagaatttagaaaaaaaaggttATACATAAACTTCGTAAAATAATTGAGAACAAAAGTGATTAAAAAAACTTTGAAAACggggaggaaagaaaaaaaaactttcgaTCTGGATCCGATGGAGGCATGCATAGATTCGTCTACTCTAGCATCACGTCGCCTCCCTCCTGTGGCTGCACGCTTGCCACCGCTTGTCAGGCTGCTACTACCTATGGTGGTGCGCCCTTCATTCCCTCCGCTGGAACCATGGCAGAGTGTGTGGGGCGAAGCCTGAGCCACCTCCAGGTGGCTCCCCACCAGCGTTGCACAAAGGAGGTAGCCATGGGGCAGGAATGGCCGCCACTGCTCTCG encodes the following:
- the LOC101781876 gene encoding zinc finger CCCH domain-containing protein 54 gives rise to the protein MDFPELAKLAFSRVQQMEPQNVGKILGCILLREPDEDEMVQLAYGNDATVHAKINDAKATLAAIYARCSAQHHHQIGAAHRASAAAAGYHPAAAGVRHHFSPAPAAYGFQYWPEPAPVPKAQPDFGLVDAAAEAHYALQQQNHNGLDDHHHYDAAGGYYYAAAEDAFHNGGAAGGGPPPRAAARRANGLSTRRPCYYFIKGVCKNGQNCNFPHHQAYSDGSSDDSHHNSSGGTPGALEKLEMEITELLYSRHGQPLSIASLPTLYGERYGKGLQADGYLTESQRHGKAGYSLTKLLSRLNKIRIIERPHGQHSVVLAEDAARYTEFRGERGGGDMGSVPASSHQIYLTFPAESKFVEEDVATYFGQYGPVRDVRIPCQERRMFGFVSFENPETVSTILMRRNPHFICGSRVLVKPYREKSKCIERMHVDKMKPMHYCPTRFFEIDPDFYPDEYEASSRMVRKQLAEKRERLIELERKRFGGVRLKPLPHQFAYFDCSIEDVNPLNCLPADSKDADLIVPDSLEIVSPSQAPQTQASNNYDDKESNQIELLPESPFASAAPAGNSISTII